One genomic segment of Aquipluma nitroreducens includes these proteins:
- a CDS encoding IS4 family transposase, with amino-acid sequence MNSGKYVFAQLLQFVSKYEFERCVERYQGDYHVRELNCWNQFVQLFFGQLTSRNSLRDICTCLKAHKNKLYHLGIKQNVNQSSLSRANERRDWRIFADFGEYLIKMVRPLYANSPIPNIDIDNDIFALDSTTISLSIKLFSWAKGKYSRGAVKIHTLLDLRGSIPAFIFITDGKYHDSNILDIMGPIPEAIYLMDKAYVDFAALYNIHRAGAFFVTRAKVTLDYSVIECNYNIDERSGLRSDKTINLNGYKSKKLYPEMLRLVEYYDDEKNILLVFLSNNFEVSAMEIAYLYRNRWQIEVFFKWIKQNLTIKKLWGNSENAVALHIWVAICTYLIVAYVKYSLKSTLSIYEIMQILGISVFDKAPVKELITELEVNQNFKEQYDLFNDQF; translated from the coding sequence ATGAATTCAGGAAAATATGTTTTTGCCCAGCTATTACAGTTTGTCAGTAAATACGAGTTTGAAAGGTGCGTCGAGCGTTACCAAGGAGATTACCATGTAAGGGAATTGAACTGTTGGAACCAGTTTGTTCAACTTTTCTTTGGTCAACTCACTTCCCGGAATTCATTAAGAGATATTTGTACTTGTTTGAAAGCCCATAAAAATAAACTTTATCATTTGGGCATAAAGCAAAATGTCAATCAGTCTAGCCTTTCACGTGCAAACGAGCGAAGAGACTGGAGGATCTTTGCTGATTTTGGTGAGTACCTGATAAAAATGGTCAGACCACTATATGCAAACAGTCCAATCCCAAATATTGATATTGACAATGACATATTTGCCCTTGATTCAACAACCATATCTTTGAGCATAAAGCTATTTAGTTGGGCAAAAGGCAAGTACTCACGGGGAGCAGTAAAGATTCATACACTACTCGATTTAAGAGGAAGCATTCCTGCATTTATATTTATCACAGATGGCAAATACCATGATAGCAACATACTGGATATCATGGGTCCCATCCCTGAAGCAATATATCTGATGGATAAAGCGTATGTTGATTTTGCCGCTTTATACAATATTCATAGAGCAGGTGCATTTTTTGTTACAAGAGCAAAAGTGACATTAGATTACTCGGTTATTGAATGCAATTACAATATTGACGAACGCTCAGGATTAAGAAGCGATAAGACTATAAACCTAAATGGATATAAGTCTAAAAAACTTTATCCAGAAATGCTTCGACTGGTTGAATATTACGATGACGAGAAAAATATATTGCTCGTTTTCCTAAGCAATAACTTCGAAGTATCGGCAATGGAAATTGCTTATCTGTACCGTAACCGTTGGCAAATAGAAGTGTTCTTTAAATGGATAAAACAAAATCTGACGATAAAGAAACTCTGGGGTAACTCAGAAAATGCGGTTGCCCTCCATATCTGGGTAGCTATCTGTACATACCTGATTGTCGCATACGTCAAATATTCACTCAAAAGTACACTGTCTATTTATGAGATAATGCAAATCTTAGGCATTTCAGTATTCGACAAGGCACCCGTAAAGGAGCTAATTACTGAATTAGAAGTCAATCAAAATTTCAAAGAACAATATGATTTATTTAATGATCAATTTTAA
- a CDS encoding peptidase U32 family protein gives MRREDVEIMAPVGSYESLIAAIQAGAGSVYFGVEQLNMRARSSNNFTIDDLKKIAEIAHSKGVKTYLTVNVVVFDNELDQLRQIIDAAKVAGISAIIASDISAIMYARQVGVEVHISTQVNITNIEAVRFYSQFADVVVLAREMNIGRVWEISRQIREENITGPSGELVRLEMFVHGALCMAVSGKCYLSLNEMNSSANRGSCMQSCRRAYIVTDKETGAELEIDNEYIMSPKDLKSIHFLNKLLDSGVSVLKIEGRARSPEYVYTVVECYKEAVQAYFDNTFTDEKIADWDTRLSSVFNRGFWNGYYLGQRLGEWSKNYGSLASHRKVYVGKGLNYFSNLKVAEFKLETGPLKVGDEIYITGPTTGLVKTIVSEIQVDKQSVAEAPKGSYISIPIDTKIRKSDKLYKIVESSEVKQQ, from the coding sequence ATGAGAAGAGAAGATGTTGAAATAATGGCGCCGGTTGGTTCGTACGAATCATTGATTGCAGCCATCCAGGCGGGTGCCGGGTCGGTTTATTTTGGAGTAGAACAACTCAATATGCGCGCGCGCTCGTCGAATAATTTTACCATCGACGATTTAAAGAAGATAGCTGAAATCGCGCATTCGAAAGGTGTAAAAACCTATCTGACTGTTAACGTGGTTGTATTCGACAATGAATTGGATCAGCTTCGACAGATTATTGATGCAGCCAAAGTTGCTGGTATTTCGGCCATTATTGCATCCGACATTTCGGCTATCATGTATGCGCGGCAGGTTGGCGTCGAAGTGCATATCTCAACCCAGGTAAACATTACCAACATCGAAGCCGTACGGTTTTATTCGCAATTTGCCGATGTTGTGGTTCTTGCCCGCGAAATGAATATTGGCCGTGTTTGGGAAATCTCGCGCCAAATCAGGGAAGAAAATATTACGGGGCCTTCCGGAGAATTGGTGCGGCTCGAAATGTTTGTACACGGAGCCTTGTGCATGGCCGTTTCAGGAAAATGTTACCTCAGCCTCAACGAGATGAACTCGTCGGCCAATCGTGGAAGTTGCATGCAGTCGTGCCGCCGTGCTTACATTGTTACCGACAAGGAAACAGGCGCCGAACTTGAAATAGATAACGAATACATCATGTCGCCCAAAGATTTGAAATCCATTCACTTCCTGAATAAGCTACTCGATTCTGGGGTTTCGGTTTTGAAAATCGAAGGAAGGGCGCGGTCTCCTGAATACGTTTATACTGTAGTTGAATGCTACAAGGAAGCGGTTCAGGCCTACTTCGACAATACTTTTACTGACGAAAAGATTGCCGATTGGGATACCCGGCTTTCATCGGTATTCAACCGCGGATTCTGGAATGGTTATTATTTGGGGCAGCGGTTGGGCGAGTGGAGCAAAAATTATGGTTCGCTGGCATCGCACCGGAAGGTATATGTTGGCAAAGGCTTGAATTATTTTTCGAACCTGAAGGTAGCCGAATTTAAGCTCGAAACCGGACCGCTTAAGGTTGGCGACGAAATTTACATTACCGGACCAACTACCGGATTGGTAAAAACTATTGTTTCAGAAATCCAGGTCGATAAGCAGTCGGTGGCTGAAGCTCCAAAAGGATCTTACATTTCAATCCCAATTGATACGAAAATCAGGAAGTCGGATAAATTGTACAAAATTGTTGAATCTTCAGAGGTAAAACAACAATAG
- a CDS encoding 2-phosphosulfolactate phosphatase, whose protein sequence is MDVEILQLLDGARKAQGLTVIIDVFRAFSTACYAFGNGVQRIYPVGDLEKAYQLKQQNPEFILVGERNEQKPEGFDFGNSPSQLLTSNLVGKTMVHTTSSGTQGIANATKADEILTGSFVNAQAIINYIRKQNPEKVSLVCMGYSCLYPTDEDTLLAVYIKNELEGKPNDFAAMVEQIRKGDGARFFAPEKQEWAPTADFDLCLSLNRFNFVLKVEQESGVNYLKKVTV, encoded by the coding sequence ATGGATGTTGAAATACTACAATTACTGGATGGGGCACGAAAAGCACAAGGATTAACTGTTATTATTGATGTTTTCAGGGCTTTTTCAACAGCCTGTTATGCTTTTGGCAACGGCGTTCAACGCATTTATCCGGTTGGCGATCTCGAAAAAGCTTATCAACTGAAACAACAGAATCCGGAATTTATATTGGTAGGAGAGCGGAACGAACAAAAACCGGAAGGTTTTGACTTTGGAAACTCGCCATCACAACTGTTGACAAGCAATCTGGTTGGAAAAACCATGGTTCATACCACTAGTTCCGGAACGCAGGGCATTGCCAATGCGACCAAAGCCGATGAAATATTAACCGGCAGTTTTGTAAACGCTCAGGCTATCATCAATTATATAAGGAAACAAAATCCCGAAAAAGTGTCGCTGGTTTGTATGGGATACAGTTGTCTGTACCCCACTGACGAGGATACGCTGCTAGCAGTCTATATTAAAAATGAACTCGAAGGAAAACCCAATGATTTTGCCGCAATGGTTGAACAAATACGAAAAGGCGATGGAGCCCGCTTTTTTGCGCCTGAAAAACAGGAATGGGCGCCAACTGCCGACTTTGACCTTTGTCTTTCGTTGAATCGTTTCAATTTTGTACTCAAAGTGGAACAAGAAAGCGGAGTTAATTATTTAAAAAAAGTAACCGTATAG
- a CDS encoding MalY/PatB family protein produces MKTYNFDTIVDRTNTNCIKYDARTTFFGKADLLPLWVADMDFRTPDFIVDAVKKRAEHEIFGYTFRSESYTQSIVNWLKRRHNWEIKPEWISFSPGVVAGLTMAIEALSKPGDGVIIQPPVYFPFFDSVKGTGREMIENPLKLENGRYYFDLEDLKQKITPTTKLLLLSNPHNPGGMAWNEKELTELAQICLENKIVIISDEIHSDLIFDGFRHTPLAGISDEIAQNCVVCMAPSKTFNTAGLTTSFLVIPNKRHFVAYERVMHLPHLHMGNIFGTIALEAAYKHGDEWLAQLMRYLQENFNVLDSFFKTNLPEVKVMRPEATYLIWIDFSAFGLSDEILNQKLIDAGVGLNRGVQFGKQGSGFMRINIGCTRSMLEEALLCIKKAFQ; encoded by the coding sequence ATGAAAACATATAATTTTGACACAATCGTCGATCGTACCAATACCAACTGCATAAAATACGATGCCCGTACCACTTTCTTCGGAAAGGCCGACCTGTTGCCTCTTTGGGTAGCAGATATGGATTTCAGAACTCCTGATTTTATTGTTGATGCGGTAAAGAAACGTGCAGAACACGAAATATTTGGCTATACATTTCGATCCGAATCGTATACGCAATCAATCGTAAACTGGTTAAAACGTCGTCACAACTGGGAAATAAAACCTGAATGGATATCGTTTAGCCCGGGTGTTGTAGCCGGACTAACCATGGCAATCGAAGCGCTATCTAAACCTGGCGACGGAGTTATTATTCAGCCACCGGTGTATTTCCCGTTTTTTGATTCGGTAAAGGGAACTGGCCGCGAAATGATTGAAAATCCGTTAAAACTAGAAAACGGACGCTATTATTTCGACCTGGAAGATCTGAAACAAAAGATTACACCCACAACTAAATTATTGCTTCTAAGCAATCCTCATAATCCAGGTGGAATGGCCTGGAACGAAAAGGAACTGACCGAATTGGCCCAAATCTGTCTTGAAAACAAAATCGTGATTATCTCCGACGAGATTCATTCGGACCTGATATTCGATGGCTTCAGGCACACTCCACTGGCCGGAATATCCGACGAAATTGCACAGAACTGCGTGGTCTGCATGGCTCCCAGCAAGACTTTCAATACCGCAGGATTGACTACTTCATTTCTGGTCATACCGAATAAACGACATTTCGTCGCTTATGAACGGGTGATGCATTTGCCACATCTTCACATGGGTAATATTTTTGGTACAATTGCACTGGAAGCTGCATATAAACATGGCGATGAATGGTTAGCCCAATTAATGCGATATCTTCAGGAAAACTTCAACGTCCTGGATTCTTTTTTCAAAACAAATCTTCCTGAGGTAAAGGTGATGCGGCCTGAAGCAACTTATTTGATCTGGATCGATTTCTCAGCATTTGGATTGAGTGATGAAATTCTGAATCAGAAGCTGATTGATGCGGGAGTTGGATTAAATCGTGGAGTTCAATTTGGCAAGCAGGGAAGTGGATTTATGCGGATAAATATTGGATGTACCCGTTCGATGCTTGAAGAAGCACTTCTTTGTATCAAAAAGGCATTTCAATAA
- a CDS encoding glycosyltransferase family 9 protein encodes MKTKFLIIRFSSIGDIVLTSPVVRCLKTQFPEAEVHFLTKNRNADLLQANPYIDQIQLFDDSLSDTIRTLRAENYDYIIDLHNNLRSLRVKLGIKARSYSFNKLNFRKILLTRFKLNTMPDGHIVDRNMETLRPFNVVNDGEGLEYFIPEEDEFQISLLPESFRNGFVALVLAGTYATKRMPVEKYRKLISESNIPFVLLGGKSERALASSILEWNTGNVADFTGKLRINQSASLVKNARLVISNDTGLMHIAAAFHKKILSVWGNTSPELGMYPYLSGEGSEILEVKGLPCRPCSKLGYHECPKKHFRCMNDIPEDRIVEWVKREF; translated from the coding sequence TTGAAAACAAAATTCCTTATCATACGCTTTAGTTCGATTGGCGACATTGTTTTAACATCGCCGGTTGTTCGTTGCCTGAAGACTCAATTTCCGGAGGCAGAAGTGCACTTTCTTACCAAAAACCGAAATGCCGATCTGTTACAGGCAAATCCATATATCGATCAGATTCAGTTATTTGACGATTCCCTTTCGGATACCATTCGGACATTGAGAGCCGAGAACTATGATTACATCATCGACCTGCACAATAATTTACGTAGTTTACGTGTGAAGCTCGGAATAAAGGCACGATCGTACAGCTTCAATAAATTAAATTTCCGCAAGATCCTGTTGACCCGATTTAAGCTGAATACGATGCCTGATGGGCATATTGTTGACCGTAATATGGAAACATTACGTCCTTTCAATGTTGTAAATGATGGTGAAGGGCTCGAATATTTTATTCCTGAAGAAGACGAATTCCAAATTTCGTTATTGCCTGAAAGTTTCAGGAATGGCTTTGTTGCCTTGGTTTTGGCCGGAACTTATGCCACGAAACGAATGCCTGTTGAGAAATACAGAAAACTAATTTCAGAAAGTAATATCCCGTTTGTTTTGCTTGGCGGTAAAAGTGAACGTGCATTGGCTAGTAGTATTCTTGAATGGAACACCGGGAATGTAGCGGATTTTACCGGAAAATTGCGGATCAATCAATCGGCCAGTCTGGTAAAAAATGCCAGGTTAGTTATCTCCAACGATACTGGATTGATGCACATTGCAGCGGCATTTCACAAAAAAATACTGTCGGTTTGGGGAAACACTTCGCCCGAATTGGGGATGTATCCATACCTGTCAGGCGAAGGATCAGAGATACTTGAAGTTAAAGGATTGCCATGTCGTCCGTGCTCCAAGCTTGGTTACCACGAATGTCCGAAAAAACATTTTCGCTGCATGAACGACATTCCTGAAGACCGGATTGTTGAGTGGGTGAAAAGGGAGTTTTAG
- the atpC gene encoding ATP synthase F1 subunit epsilon, protein MILEIITPDKKVYSGLVKLVQLPGTNGLFEIMNHHAPIISTLDKGKIKVEEENGQVLFFDVDGGIIENKDNKIIVLAESV, encoded by the coding sequence ATGATACTAGAAATTATTACCCCCGATAAAAAAGTTTACTCTGGCTTGGTTAAATTAGTTCAACTACCCGGAACAAACGGGTTGTTTGAGATTATGAACCATCATGCTCCGATCATCTCGACACTTGATAAAGGGAAGATTAAAGTGGAGGAAGAAAATGGCCAGGTGCTTTTTTTTGATGTAGATGGAGGTATTATTGAAAACAAAGACAACAAAATAATAGTACTTGCCGAGTCGGTTTAG
- the atpD gene encoding F0F1 ATP synthase subunit beta, with translation MAQNIGKITQVIGPVIDISFDLEGSELPRIYDALEIVREGMDNLILECEQHIGENTVRAIAMDSTDGFRRGMDVIATGRPITMPRGEIGLGRLLNVTGDPVDGLDALPKNGYSIHNEPPLYEDLTTETEVLFTGIKVIDLIEPYAKGGKIGLFGGAGVGKTVLIQELINNIALAHSGLSVFAGVGERTREGNDLLREMIEADIVDYGEEFKKSMEEGHWDLTKVDREAIKKSKLALVFGQMNEPPGARARVALSGLTMAESLRDGDGSTGKGRDILFFVDNVFRFTQAGSEVSALLGRMPSAVGYQPTLATEMGIMQERITSTKKGSITSVQAVYVPADDLTDPAPATTFAHLDATTVLSRKISELGIYPAVDPLDSTSRILTREVVGNEHYDCAQRVIMILQRYKELQDIIAILGMDELSEEDKLIVHRARRVQRFLSQPFFVAEQFTGLKGQLVSIEDTIKGFNMIMDGEVDQYPEAAFNLVGNIDQAIEKGEKLLAGA, from the coding sequence ATGGCTCAAAATATTGGTAAAATAACTCAGGTAATCGGTCCGGTTATTGATATATCTTTCGATTTGGAAGGCAGCGAACTGCCCAGAATTTATGATGCCCTTGAGATTGTAAGGGAAGGTATGGACAATCTGATACTCGAATGTGAACAACACATTGGGGAAAACACTGTTCGTGCCATCGCCATGGATTCAACGGATGGCTTCCGGCGTGGAATGGATGTTATTGCTACCGGAAGGCCAATTACAATGCCTAGAGGTGAAATTGGTCTTGGCCGTCTGCTGAATGTTACCGGTGATCCTGTTGACGGGCTCGATGCATTGCCTAAAAACGGATACAGTATTCATAACGAGCCTCCTTTGTATGAAGACTTAACAACTGAAACTGAAGTGCTTTTCACTGGAATCAAAGTAATCGACTTGATTGAACCTTACGCAAAAGGAGGTAAAATTGGTTTGTTTGGGGGAGCCGGTGTTGGTAAAACAGTATTAATTCAGGAATTAATAAATAACATTGCTTTGGCGCACAGCGGATTGTCGGTGTTTGCCGGAGTAGGAGAACGCACTCGTGAAGGGAACGATCTTCTTCGTGAAATGATTGAAGCCGACATTGTTGACTATGGAGAAGAGTTTAAAAAGTCGATGGAAGAAGGTCACTGGGATCTTACTAAAGTTGACCGTGAAGCAATTAAAAAATCGAAACTGGCGCTTGTATTTGGTCAGATGAACGAACCTCCAGGTGCCCGTGCCCGTGTTGCTCTTTCGGGACTGACTATGGCCGAAAGTTTGCGTGATGGCGACGGAAGTACCGGTAAAGGCCGCGATATTCTGTTCTTTGTCGATAACGTTTTCCGTTTCACTCAGGCCGGATCTGAAGTTTCGGCGTTGCTCGGACGTATGCCGTCGGCAGTAGGTTATCAGCCAACCTTAGCAACCGAAATGGGGATCATGCAGGAACGTATTACTTCTACCAAAAAAGGCTCGATTACATCAGTTCAGGCAGTTTATGTACCTGCCGATGACTTAACCGACCCAGCCCCAGCAACTACTTTTGCCCACTTGGATGCGACAACCGTATTGAGCCGTAAAATTTCAGAATTAGGTATTTATCCTGCTGTTGACCCATTGGATTCAACTTCCCGGATTTTAACTCGTGAAGTTGTTGGAAACGAACATTACGATTGCGCACAGCGGGTAATTATGATATTGCAACGTTACAAGGAATTACAGGACATTATTGCCATTCTTGGAATGGATGAGCTTTCGGAAGAAGACAAGCTGATCGTGCACCGCGCACGCCGTGTACAGCGTTTCCTTTCGCAACCATTCTTTGTGGCCGAGCAGTTTACTGGTTTAAAAGGCCAGTTGGTTTCAATTGAAGATACTATTAAAGGCTTCAACATGATTATGGATGGTGAAGTTGATCAGTATCCTGAAGCAGCATTCAATCTGGTTGGTAACATTGATCAAGCCATCGAAAAGGGAGAAAAATTGCTTGCCGGAGCTTAA
- a CDS encoding polyprenyl synthetase family protein, with amino-acid sequence MYSVKDLQSLISVEIENEIYSLNQTEPKNLYQPVGYALSMGGKRLRPVMVLMAYNLFSENVENAFPVALAIELFHNFTLLHDDIMDGAEMRRNNLSVYKKYNENIAILSGDAMSIMAYNYLLKCNSTEPAPMIRLFSQTALEVCEGQQFDMDFENRLDVSIPEYLEMIRLKTAVLLACSLKLGAMAANAPEKIADQLYNFGLNLGITFQLQDDLLDVFADQDKFGKKIGGDIVSNKKTFLLLKALEISDDSTKMIILDWMNKSDFDENEKIRAITEVYNKLDIKGITEIYIDQYYKLALDVFTEINLAGETMTELIQLANLIMNRDH; translated from the coding sequence ATGTACTCTGTCAAAGATTTACAATCACTTATTTCTGTTGAAATAGAGAACGAGATTTATTCTTTAAATCAAACTGAACCAAAAAATTTATATCAACCTGTTGGCTATGCATTGTCGATGGGAGGGAAAAGGCTTCGTCCGGTGATGGTTCTAATGGCCTATAATTTATTTAGCGAGAACGTTGAAAATGCGTTCCCGGTAGCATTGGCCATAGAGTTGTTTCATAATTTCACCTTGCTGCACGACGACATTATGGATGGTGCCGAGATGAGGAGGAATAACTTGTCGGTTTACAAAAAATACAATGAAAACATAGCTATTTTGTCGGGCGATGCCATGTCGATTATGGCCTATAATTATTTACTAAAGTGTAATTCAACAGAACCAGCCCCAATGATTCGGCTGTTTTCTCAAACAGCACTTGAAGTCTGTGAGGGGCAACAATTTGATATGGATTTTGAAAACAGGCTGGATGTTTCAATCCCCGAATATTTGGAAATGATACGGCTTAAAACGGCCGTTTTGCTAGCCTGTAGTTTAAAGCTCGGCGCCATGGCTGCAAATGCTCCTGAAAAAATTGCTGATCAGCTTTACAATTTTGGATTAAATTTGGGAATCACCTTTCAACTTCAGGACGATTTGCTTGATGTTTTTGCCGATCAGGATAAATTCGGTAAAAAAATTGGAGGTGATATTGTCTCGAACAAAAAGACATTTCTACTGTTGAAGGCACTTGAAATCTCAGACGATAGTACTAAGATGATTATACTTGATTGGATGAATAAAAGTGATTTTGACGAGAATGAAAAAATCAGGGCAATTACCGAGGTTTATAATAAATTAGATATTAAAGGAATAACAGAAATATACATTGATCAATATTACAAGTTGGCACTTGATGTATTTACAGAAATTAATCTGGCTGGTGAAACGATGACAGAACTGATTCAATTGGCAAACTTGATCATGAATCGTGATCACTAG
- a CDS encoding LytR/AlgR family response regulator transcription factor: MYHTVIIDDDPLARRGLRRILEQNFQEIEITGEADSVATGISLINEMEPDLVFLDIEMPDGTGFSLLEGLARINFKLVFTTSYSDYAITAFKYSAFDYLVKPVLIENVRSTINRINDIPVLHEKQRVEVLKKNLIHGSDADQTIALPEINGFTIVKVNDILRCEGERNYSRIFFHNGTSVLVSRTLLDFDNLLVSHGFFRIHRSHLISLKNVNRYLKSDGGVIEMNDKTQLPVSPKFKDELLNRLLYNRI, from the coding sequence ATGTATCATACTGTAATAATTGACGACGATCCATTGGCCAGACGAGGACTTAGGCGCATTCTTGAACAAAACTTTCAGGAGATTGAAATTACAGGAGAAGCCGATTCTGTTGCAACTGGTATTTCGCTGATTAATGAAATGGAACCCGATTTGGTATTTTTGGATATTGAAATGCCTGATGGAACTGGATTCAGCCTTCTCGAAGGGCTTGCCAGAATTAATTTTAAATTGGTCTTCACCACTTCGTACAGCGATTATGCAATAACTGCGTTTAAGTATTCGGCATTCGATTATTTGGTAAAGCCAGTATTGATTGAAAATGTTCGGTCAACCATTAACCGCATTAATGATATCCCTGTACTACACGAAAAGCAACGGGTTGAGGTTTTAAAAAAGAACTTAATACATGGCTCTGATGCTGATCAGACAATTGCCTTGCCTGAGATTAACGGATTCACTATTGTAAAAGTCAATGACATTCTCCGATGTGAAGGAGAGCGTAACTATTCACGAATTTTCTTTCATAATGGAACCTCAGTATTGGTGAGTCGCACCTTACTTGACTTTGATAACTTATTGGTATCGCACGGTTTCTTTCGAATTCATCGCTCACATTTGATTAGTTTGAAGAATGTTAACCGGTATCTGAAATCAGATGGTGGAGTGATCGAAATGAATGATAAAACTCAATTGCCGGTTTCTCCTAAGTTTAAGGATGAACTTCTGAACCGGCTGTTATACAATCGGATATAA
- the tsaB gene encoding tRNA (adenosine(37)-N6)-threonylcarbamoyltransferase complex dimerization subunit type 1 TsaB → MALILIIETSTEVCSVSLLKDGLLIDFIESDEGQNHARLVTVFAENLLSRNNLKPNELSAVTVSKGPGSYTGLRIGVSTAKGICYAGNIPLIAIGTLEAMAKHVALNKKEFGIPDDKLTLFCPMIDARRMEVFSMLLDESGAVLKPISADIIDDSFLSIELSNKQVVFFGNGSEKCGKVIKSPNAIFLPNIKASARHMTELAWQAYNKNQFEDVAYFEPFYLKDFITTVSKKNMLG, encoded by the coding sequence ATGGCCTTAATTCTTATTATTGAAACCTCGACAGAGGTTTGTAGCGTTTCGCTTCTAAAAGATGGACTCCTTATCGATTTCATTGAATCCGATGAGGGACAAAATCATGCACGTTTAGTTACTGTTTTTGCCGAAAATCTATTATCCAGGAATAACCTAAAACCTAATGAATTAAGTGCAGTGACGGTAAGTAAAGGTCCGGGATCGTATACCGGTCTGCGCATAGGTGTTTCAACTGCAAAAGGAATTTGTTACGCCGGAAACATACCACTTATTGCCATAGGTACACTTGAGGCCATGGCAAAGCATGTTGCATTAAACAAGAAGGAATTTGGAATTCCTGATGATAAACTTACCTTATTTTGTCCCATGATTGATGCCAGGCGAATGGAGGTTTTTTCAATGCTTTTGGATGAAAGTGGCGCTGTATTGAAACCAATTTCGGCCGATATAATTGATGACTCATTTCTCTCTATTGAACTAAGCAACAAGCAGGTTGTTTTCTTTGGTAATGGTTCGGAAAAATGCGGGAAGGTTATCAAATCGCCAAACGCAATATTTTTACCAAATATTAAAGCTTCCGCCCGACATATGACCGAATTAGCCTGGCAAGCATACAACAAAAATCAATTTGAAGACGTTGCTTATTTCGAACCATTTTATCTTAAAGATTTTATAACGACAGTATCGAAAAAAAATATGCTGGGATGA
- a CDS encoding DUF3108 domain-containing protein — MKITLIFFLLFAFVIRLNAEPLEEMEYILRFGFIKGGKATLIAENEKINKKSAIHYRMRGRTTGLVDKIYEVNDIYESWVDPETYLPVKSVRNVKEQKYRFYDEVTYDHVNDSLFSQKSGRKKVPANVNDLVSVFFYIRQNQYFEDLLAGKSIKIPVYHGDDLFMMELAYIGIETIDTKIGRKECYVVSPKVPKGKLLKGSNELKIYITKDANRLPIYAEFELVLGALKCELNSYKINGVNQMVKE, encoded by the coding sequence ATGAAAATTACTTTGATTTTCTTTTTGTTGTTTGCGTTCGTCATCCGATTAAATGCAGAGCCTTTGGAGGAAATGGAATACATTCTTCGGTTTGGATTTATTAAAGGTGGAAAGGCAACCTTAATTGCTGAAAATGAGAAAATAAATAAAAAATCAGCCATTCATTACCGAATGAGGGGAAGAACAACTGGGCTGGTTGATAAAATTTATGAGGTAAACGATATTTACGAAAGTTGGGTCGATCCTGAAACTTACCTTCCTGTCAAATCGGTGCGCAATGTGAAGGAACAGAAATACCGGTTTTATGACGAAGTTACCTACGATCATGTGAATGATTCGCTTTTCAGTCAAAAATCAGGTCGAAAAAAAGTACCAGCGAACGTTAATGATCTGGTTAGTGTTTTCTTTTACATCAGGCAAAATCAATATTTCGAAGACTTACTCGCCGGGAAAAGCATCAAGATTCCGGTATATCATGGCGACGATTTGTTTATGATGGAATTAGCGTACATTGGCATTGAAACCATTGACACAAAAATTGGCAGGAAGGAATGCTACGTGGTTTCTCCAAAGGTTCCGAAGGGAAAACTCCTGAAAGGATCGAACGAACTGAAGATATACATTACCAAAGATGCAAACCGGCTTCCAATTTATGCTGAATTTGAACTTGTACTCGGGGCACTCAAATGTGAGTTGAATTCATATAAAATCAATGGAGTGAATCAAATGGTAAAAGAATAG